In Pseudomonadota bacterium, the following proteins share a genomic window:
- a CDS encoding ornithine cyclodeaminase family protein codes for MEPIYITYLSGPDVAALALTDDEILDAIEGQLIAQGRGQTVIEPRMHLVPDESVHGHFNVLRGVVKPLGYAGVKIVGDYVDNYKHGLPSEMALLNLFDPMTGMPKAVVDATWITDMRTGAVTALGANHLARKSARVLGHIGARGTAYWNVRLMDKLFDFAEIRVHSRRPESRTAFAERLSRDLGKTVIATEDWRSCVEGADIVVEASRLNEPAPLLKTAWIKKGACVMPYGTMSAVELSLTDIMDKLVVDDWGQVGSGPFGALRAHVDAGKLSRETLHAELCQIVCGDKPGRERDDETILFWHRGLSLSDIALGAAMLEKAKRLGIGQTLRYA; via the coding sequence ATGGAGCCGATCTATATCACTTACCTCAGCGGCCCGGATGTTGCGGCCTTGGCGCTGACCGACGATGAAATTCTGGACGCGATCGAGGGACAGCTCATCGCCCAGGGACGCGGCCAGACGGTGATCGAGCCGCGCATGCATCTGGTTCCCGACGAGTCCGTCCATGGCCATTTCAACGTATTGCGGGGAGTGGTGAAGCCCCTGGGCTACGCCGGGGTGAAGATCGTCGGGGACTACGTCGACAACTACAAGCATGGGCTGCCTTCGGAGATGGCGCTCTTGAACCTATTCGACCCGATGACGGGCATGCCGAAGGCGGTCGTCGACGCCACATGGATCACCGACATGCGCACCGGCGCCGTCACCGCACTCGGTGCCAATCACCTCGCGCGCAAGAGCGCGCGCGTGTTGGGACATATCGGCGCGCGCGGCACCGCCTATTGGAATGTGCGTCTGATGGACAAGTTGTTCGACTTCGCCGAAATCCGCGTCCATTCGCGCCGTCCGGAGAGCCGGACCGCCTTTGCCGAGCGATTGTCGCGGGATCTCGGCAAGACGGTGATCGCCACCGAGGACTGGCGGAGCTGCGTCGAAGGCGCCGACATCGTGGTCGAGGCCTCGCGTCTGAACGAGCCCGCGCCCTTGCTCAAGACCGCGTGGATCAAGAAGGGGGCCTGCGTGATGCCCTACGGCACGATGAGCGCCGTCGAGCTCAGCTTGACCGACATCATGGACAAGCTGGTGGTCGACGATTGGGGGCAGGTCGGCTCCGGGCCGTTCGGCGCCTTGCGCGCCCATGTCGATGCCGGGAAGCTCAGCCGCGAGACGCTCCACGCCGAACTCTGCCAAATCGTCTGCGGCGACAAGCCCGGGCGGGAGCGCGACGACGAGACGATTCTTTTCTGGCATCGCGGCCTGAGCCTGAGCGACATCGCGCTCGGCGCGGCGATGCTGGAGAAGGCGAAAAGGCTCGGCATCGGCCAGACGCTGCGCTACGCCTGA
- a CDS encoding exodeoxyribonuclease VII small subunit, which translates to MAAPAIPADIQKLSFEDALAELEQIVKRLEEGKAKLDEAIVSYERGALLKLHCEKKLREAQMKVEQITLGADGSVGVKPLDQG; encoded by the coding sequence ATGGCCGCCCCCGCGATCCCCGCCGACATCCAGAAGCTGAGCTTCGAGGACGCGCTCGCCGAGCTGGAGCAGATCGTCAAGCGGCTGGAGGAGGGCAAGGCCAAGCTGGACGAAGCCATCGTCTCCTACGAGCGCGGCGCCCTCTTGAAGCTCCATTGCGAGAAGAAGCTCAGGGAAGCGCAGATGAAGGTCGAGCAGATCACCCTGGGCGCGGATGGCAGTGTGGGCGTGAAACCGCTGGATCAGGGCTGA
- a CDS encoding ABC transporter substrate-binding protein: MLRARGRFLTGAVVALACLFSLPAVETQAQQPKRGGAMTILLQPEPPMLMLPLSQFVPVLVTGGKIFQGLLTFDFDLKPMPSLAKSWSISPDGLTYTFKLEENVKWNDGKPFTSADVVFSTQVFLMEVHARARGNFQRVASVETPDANTVVYHLKEPFAPFLHAFEVSSAPMVPKHLYEGTDYRQNPANANPVGTGPFKLKEWVRGSYIHFVRNELYWKPGLPYLDEIYFRFLPDAASRALALESGQVDQSQFDAVEPYDVARLAQLPHLSMTTKGYEFLSPIMWLDLNVRNPPLNDKRFRQALLYGLDRDFIRDKLFFGMGKIASGPIASTTRFFDPSLPKYAYDPKKAAALLDEMGLKPGADGVRVHVKAMPLPYGEVWNRLAEYSRQTLGRVGIQLDIEPVDTPTWVQRTTNYEYELTWNYLSQFADPALGVARAYISTNIRKGIPSTNIGGYANPRVDELFAKAAVALSESEQQKLYSEVQRILVDDAPVGWMLEMQWPNFVNKRFHNVISTGLGPYESYDNVWRE; the protein is encoded by the coding sequence ATGTTGCGTGCTCGAGGCCGGTTCCTGACCGGTGCCGTCGTGGCCCTGGCGTGCCTGTTCTCGTTGCCGGCCGTGGAAACCCAGGCGCAGCAGCCGAAGCGCGGTGGCGCCATGACCATTCTCCTGCAGCCCGAGCCGCCGATGTTGATGCTGCCCTTGAGCCAGTTCGTGCCGGTACTGGTCACCGGGGGCAAGATCTTTCAGGGTCTGCTCACCTTCGACTTCGATTTGAAGCCGATGCCGTCGCTGGCGAAATCCTGGTCGATCTCGCCCGATGGCCTCACGTACACCTTCAAGCTCGAAGAAAACGTCAAGTGGAACGACGGCAAGCCCTTCACCTCGGCCGATGTCGTCTTTTCGACCCAGGTGTTCCTGATGGAGGTGCATGCCCGCGCGCGCGGCAATTTCCAGCGCGTGGCCTCGGTCGAGACGCCTGATGCCAACACCGTCGTCTATCACCTGAAGGAGCCCTTCGCGCCCTTCCTGCACGCCTTCGAGGTGTCGAGCGCGCCGATGGTGCCGAAGCACCTCTACGAAGGCACCGACTACCGGCAGAACCCCGCCAATGCCAACCCCGTCGGTACCGGGCCGTTCAAGCTCAAGGAATGGGTGCGCGGCTCCTACATCCATTTCGTGCGCAATGAGCTCTACTGGAAGCCGGGGCTGCCCTATCTCGATGAGATCTATTTCCGCTTCCTGCCGGACGCCGCCAGCCGTGCCTTGGCCTTGGAGTCCGGCCAGGTCGACCAATCGCAATTCGATGCGGTCGAGCCCTATGACGTGGCGCGGCTGGCGCAATTGCCGCATCTCTCGATGACCACCAAGGGCTATGAGTTCCTGTCGCCGATCATGTGGCTCGACCTCAACGTCCGCAACCCGCCGCTCAACGACAAGCGCTTCCGTCAGGCGCTCCTGTACGGGCTCGATCGCGACTTCATCCGCGACAAGCTGTTCTTCGGCATGGGCAAGATCGCCAGCGGACCGATCGCCAGCACCACGCGGTTCTTCGATCCATCGCTGCCCAAATACGCCTACGACCCGAAGAAGGCGGCCGCCCTTCTCGACGAGATGGGCCTGAAGCCGGGGGCCGACGGCGTGCGCGTCCACGTCAAGGCCATGCCGCTCCCCTATGGCGAGGTCTGGAACCGGCTGGCGGAGTACAGCCGGCAAACGCTGGGCCGCGTCGGCATCCAGCTCGATATCGAGCCCGTGGATACGCCGACCTGGGTCCAGCGCACCACCAACTACGAATACGAGCTCACCTGGAACTATCTCAGCCAGTTTGCCGACCCGGCCTTGGGAGTGGCACGGGCCTATATCTCGACCAATATCCGCAAGGGCATTCCCTCGACCAATATCGGCGGCTACGCCAATCCGCGGGTCGACGAGCTTTTCGCCAAGGCCGCCGTGGCGCTATCGGAAAGCGAGCAGCAGAAGCTCTATTCAGAGGTGCAGCGCATCCTGGTCGATGATGCTCCGGTCGGCTGGATGCTCGAAATGCAATGGCCGAACTTCGTCAACAAGCGCTTTCACAATGTCATTTCCACCGGCCTCGGACCCTACGAGAGCTACGACAATGTGTGGCGCGAATAG
- a CDS encoding peptidylprolyl isomerase — translation MRLKGTTLALLLAAMLASTASVEAADKANLIYLDLKDGRVVIETLPENAPQHVARIKALVKSGFYDGLVFHRVIEGFMAQTGDPRGDGTGGSGTKIPAEFNKTPHVRGTVSMARAQSPDSADSQFFICFADAKFLDGQYTAWGRVIEGMEFVDKIKKGDRNRNGTVASPDKIVKMSLAADQP, via the coding sequence ATGCGCCTCAAAGGGACTACGCTCGCGCTGTTGCTGGCCGCCATGCTCGCCTCCACCGCCTCGGTCGAGGCCGCCGATAAGGCCAATCTCATCTATCTCGACCTCAAGGATGGTCGCGTGGTGATCGAGACCCTACCCGAAAACGCCCCGCAGCATGTGGCGCGGATCAAGGCCCTGGTGAAGTCCGGGTTCTACGACGGCCTGGTGTTTCACCGGGTGATCGAGGGTTTCATGGCGCAGACCGGCGATCCCCGTGGCGACGGCACCGGCGGCTCCGGAACGAAGATTCCCGCGGAGTTCAACAAGACCCCGCATGTGCGCGGCACGGTGTCGATGGCACGCGCGCAATCGCCCGACAGCGCCGACAGCCAATTCTTCATCTGCTTTGCCGACGCGAAGTTTCTCGACGGCCAGTACACCGCCTGGGGCCGGGTGATCGAGGGGATGGAGTTCGTCGACAAGATCAAGAAGGGCGACCGAAACCGCAACGGAACCGTCGCCAGTCCCGACAAGATCGTGAAGATGTCGCTCGCTGCCGATCAGCCCTAG
- the typA gene encoding translational GTPase TypA: MQLRNIAIIAHVDHGKTTLVDALLRQSGTFRANQQVAERAMDRNELERERGITILAKCTSVLWQGTRINIVDTPGHVDFGGEVERILSMVDGVLILVDAAEGVLPQTKFVTGKALQLGLRPIVVVNKVDRSDARAHEVHDEIFDLFTALGANDDQLDFPTLFASGRDGWAAELPEGPRESLTPLFNLVVSHVPPPSGDVSGAFTMLATTLEYDPYLGRVLTGRIFSGVAKPNMSIKAIDREGKLVEQARVSKLLAFRGLERIPLDQAEAGDIIAVAGLSRTTVADTLCDPEVSQPIQANPVDPPTLAMTFSVNDSPIAGQEGDKVTSRVIRERLMRESEGNVAIRVSETEDKDAFEVAGRGELQLGVLIETMRREGFEVSISRPRVLFKTDPGTGERLEPIEEVVIDVDDPYTGIVVEKLSERRGELRDMRPAGTGKTRMVFHCPSRGLIGYHGQFLTDTRGTGVMNRLFHGYAAYRGPIAGRRQGVLIAHAEGEAVAYALWNLEDRGFMFIEPGARVYQGMIIGEHAKSQDLDVNALRAKKLTNIRAAGKDDNVLLTPARKLPLEEAIAYIQDDELVEVTPKSIRLRKRIMDPNDRKREARRAEAS; encoded by the coding sequence ATGCAGCTCCGCAATATCGCGATCATCGCCCATGTCGACCACGGCAAGACGACGCTCGTCGACGCGCTGCTGCGCCAAAGCGGCACCTTCCGCGCCAACCAACAGGTGGCCGAGCGGGCGATGGACCGCAACGAACTCGAGCGCGAGCGCGGCATCACCATCCTCGCCAAATGCACCTCGGTGCTCTGGCAGGGCACGCGCATCAATATCGTGGATACCCCCGGCCACGTAGATTTTGGCGGCGAGGTCGAGCGCATCCTCAGCATGGTGGACGGTGTGCTGATATTGGTCGATGCCGCCGAAGGCGTGCTGCCGCAGACCAAATTCGTGACCGGCAAGGCGCTCCAGCTGGGCTTGCGGCCCATTGTCGTGGTCAACAAGGTCGATCGCTCCGATGCGCGCGCGCATGAAGTGCATGACGAAATCTTCGACCTCTTCACCGCGCTCGGCGCCAACGACGACCAGCTCGACTTCCCCACCCTCTTCGCCTCCGGGCGCGACGGCTGGGCGGCCGAGCTTCCCGAGGGCCCGCGCGAGAGCTTGACCCCGCTTTTCAATCTGGTCGTGAGCCACGTGCCGCCACCGTCGGGCGACGTCTCGGGGGCATTCACCATGCTGGCCACCACCCTCGAATACGACCCCTATCTCGGCCGCGTGCTCACCGGACGCATCTTCAGCGGCGTGGCGAAGCCGAACATGTCGATCAAGGCGATCGACCGCGAAGGCAAGCTGGTGGAGCAAGCCCGCGTCTCGAAGCTCTTGGCCTTCCGCGGGCTGGAGCGCATTCCCTTGGATCAGGCGGAGGCCGGCGACATCATTGCGGTCGCTGGCTTGAGCCGGACGACGGTCGCCGACACGCTCTGCGATCCGGAGGTGAGCCAGCCGATCCAGGCCAACCCGGTCGATCCACCGACCCTGGCCATGACCTTTTCGGTGAACGACTCCCCGATCGCCGGCCAAGAGGGCGACAAGGTCACGAGCCGGGTCATTCGCGAGCGTCTCATGCGCGAGTCCGAAGGCAATGTGGCGATCCGGGTCAGCGAGACCGAGGACAAGGACGCATTCGAGGTGGCGGGCCGCGGCGAGCTGCAGCTGGGCGTGCTGATCGAGACCATGCGGCGCGAAGGCTTCGAGGTGTCGATCAGCCGCCCCCGCGTCCTGTTCAAGACCGACCCCGGCACCGGCGAGCGGCTGGAGCCGATCGAGGAGGTGGTGATCGACGTCGACGACCCCTACACCGGGATCGTGGTCGAGAAGCTCTCCGAGCGCCGGGGCGAGCTTCGGGACATGCGGCCGGCCGGCACCGGCAAGACCCGCATGGTGTTCCACTGCCCGTCGCGCGGGCTCATCGGCTATCACGGCCAATTCCTGACCGATACCCGCGGCACCGGGGTCATGAACCGGCTGTTTCACGGCTATGCCGCCTATCGCGGCCCGATCGCGGGGCGCCGGCAGGGGGTGCTGATCGCCCATGCCGAAGGCGAGGCGGTCGCCTACGCCCTGTGGAACCTGGAGGATCGCGGCTTCATGTTCATCGAGCCGGGTGCCCGCGTCTACCAGGGAATGATCATCGGCGAGCACGCCAAGAGCCAGGATCTGGACGTGAACGCGCTCAGAGCCAAGAAGCTGACCAATATCCGCGCCGCCGGCAAGGACGACAACGTGCTGCTGACGCCGGCGCGCAAGCTGCCGCTGGAGGAGGCGATCGCCTATATCCAGGACGACGAGCTGGTCGAGGTGACGCCCAAATCGATCCGGCTGAGGAAACGCATCATGGATCCCAATGACCGCAAGCGCGAGGCCCGCCGGGCCGAAGCGAGCTGA
- a CDS encoding histone deacetylase family protein, giving the protein MTTRLYTHPACIEHNPGRMHPERPARLQAILAALDAPPFARLARREAPLGTVEQIARNHPEPFVRAALAAVPKSGLVDLGDEVLLSPGSGEAALRAVGAVCAAIDAVIAGEASNAFCAVRPPGHHAEPLGPMGFCLFNNVAIGAQHARAVHGLERVAVVDFDVHHGNGTQAAFERDPNLFYASTHEWPLYPGTGAASERGVGNIWNAPLAPGSGSQEFRAAFSERILPALQAFGPELILISAGFDAHADDPLASLRLREEDYAWVTHELCRLAAATASGRVVSALEGGYDLEALAASTAAHVEALMAH; this is encoded by the coding sequence ATGACGACGCGCCTTTACACGCATCCGGCCTGCATCGAGCACAATCCCGGCCGCATGCACCCCGAACGGCCGGCCCGGCTGCAAGCGATCCTGGCGGCCTTGGACGCGCCGCCTTTCGCCCGGCTGGCGCGCCGGGAGGCGCCGCTTGGCACGGTCGAGCAGATCGCCCGCAATCATCCCGAACCGTTCGTGCGCGCGGCGCTGGCGGCCGTGCCGAAAAGCGGGCTCGTCGATCTCGGCGACGAGGTTCTGTTGTCGCCCGGCTCCGGCGAGGCGGCGCTGCGGGCGGTGGGTGCCGTTTGCGCGGCGATCGACGCCGTCATCGCGGGCGAGGCGAGCAACGCCTTTTGTGCGGTGCGGCCGCCGGGCCACCACGCCGAGCCGCTGGGGCCGATGGGATTCTGCCTCTTCAACAACGTCGCCATCGGCGCCCAGCATGCCCGCGCCGTGCACGGGCTCGAACGCGTGGCCGTGGTCGACTTCGATGTCCACCACGGCAATGGCACCCAAGCCGCCTTCGAGCGCGACCCGAACCTCTTCTATGCCTCGACCCATGAATGGCCGCTCTATCCGGGCACGGGTGCCGCCAGCGAGCGCGGTGTCGGCAATATCTGGAACGCGCCCTTGGCGCCGGGCTCGGGATCTCAGGAGTTTCGCGCTGCCTTCAGCGAGCGCATTCTGCCGGCTCTTCAAGCCTTTGGTCCCGAGCTGATTCTGATTTCGGCCGGCTTCGATGCCCATGCCGACGATCCCCTGGCCTCGCTCCGGCTGCGGGAGGAGGACTACGCCTGGGTCACCCATGAGCTTTGCCGCCTCGCCGCGGCGACCGCCTCCGGCCGCGTCGTCTCGGCCCTGGAGGGCGGCTACGACCTCGAGGCCTTGGCGGCCTCCACGGCCGCCCATGTCGAGGCCTTGATGGCGCATTGA
- a CDS encoding pentapeptide repeat-containing protein, producing the protein MTPREILEAINRHDLWLKRKQGGVRADLSLRNLAGVTFAGMNLRQAKLSGANLHRAVLDSANLENADLFCVNLEGAAIRKAKLDNADMRGSRLREVNFTGSSLKGADFRGGTLFSAGPDSADEAAKFRIANPDGADMAHSELSDCNLSGANLSGANLTGCNLRGANLAGANLKGVVLVDADLTGASLKGANLAGAVIANAVLKHADLNGAKLEGVDLSQADMTGANIVRSEDSLPPDIREVLANHYDWIRTDGRRGSRATLVKADLSYIDLSEVNLSGADLHGSILDGAKLSKSLLVMSDLSGTSLKETDFSGATLDGVNLADADMTGCNLVGAIVGAVDLKDGHGKPTGRRWPANLTGVKLAKANLTGANLRFANLSHADLSGANLTKANLLDTNLTDTKMDKVIKDGAAFSLDDEAAS; encoded by the coding sequence ATGACGCCGCGTGAAATACTCGAGGCAATCAATCGCCACGACCTCTGGCTGAAGCGCAAACAAGGCGGCGTGAGGGCGGATCTCTCCCTACGGAATCTGGCGGGCGTGACCTTTGCCGGCATGAACCTGCGCCAGGCGAAGCTGTCCGGGGCCAATCTGCATCGCGCCGTACTGGATAGCGCCAACCTCGAGAACGCCGACCTCTTCTGCGTCAATCTCGAGGGCGCGGCGATCCGCAAGGCCAAGCTCGACAATGCCGATATGCGCGGCTCGCGGCTGCGGGAGGTCAATTTCACCGGCTCCTCGCTCAAAGGCGCTGATTTCCGCGGCGGGACGCTCTTCTCCGCCGGACCGGACAGCGCCGACGAGGCGGCGAAGTTCCGCATCGCGAACCCCGATGGCGCCGACATGGCACATTCCGAGCTGAGCGACTGCAACCTGTCGGGCGCCAATCTCTCCGGCGCCAACCTCACCGGCTGCAATCTCAGGGGTGCCAACCTGGCGGGAGCCAATCTGAAAGGGGTGGTCCTGGTCGATGCCGATTTGACCGGGGCCTCGCTCAAGGGGGCCAATCTCGCCGGCGCAGTCATCGCCAATGCGGTTCTCAAGCATGCGGACCTCAACGGTGCCAAGCTCGAAGGCGTCGACCTCTCCCAGGCCGACATGACCGGCGCCAACATCGTCCGCAGCGAGGATTCGCTGCCCCCCGACATCCGCGAGGTGCTGGCCAATCACTACGACTGGATCCGCACCGACGGCAGGCGCGGCTCCCGCGCCACCCTGGTCAAGGCGGATTTGAGCTATATCGACCTGTCGGAGGTCAACCTTTCGGGCGCCGATTTGCATGGCTCGATCCTCGACGGCGCCAAGCTGTCGAAGTCACTCCTGGTCATGTCCGACCTTTCGGGCACCTCGCTCAAGGAAACGGACTTCAGCGGGGCCACGCTGGATGGGGTCAATCTCGCCGATGCCGACATGACCGGGTGCAACCTCGTAGGAGCCATCGTCGGTGCGGTCGACCTCAAGGACGGCCACGGCAAGCCCACGGGGCGGCGCTGGCCCGCCAACCTGACCGGGGTCAAGCTGGCCAAGGCCAATCTCACCGGTGCCAATCTCCGCTTCGCCAATCTGAGCCACGCCGACCTGTCGGGAGCGAATCTGACCAAGGCCAACCTGCTCGATACCAACCTCACCGATACCAAGATGGACAAGGTGATCAAGGACGGCGCGGCCTTCAGCCTGGACGACGAGGCCGCCAGCTGA
- a CDS encoding phytanoyl-CoA dioxygenase family protein: MALAVAHESRDYVDHYWETGYAVVRGFFTTARMRDVQAETRRIYREGLKHHTTYRDRNLLFEILPESFAGKRYVLQAHWFSWISPYFEALRRDPRYYEILSPLLGRDIKQVAQQFHWKPPGAGLTGFRFHQDMRFRERKDAFRDLMSSYVTTGLAIDPATRENGCLRVIPRSHLSGYLGLSDDGPLMKGETQVQELRQAGLAPASIVDLELEPGDLALWSLLTVHGSEPNRSDLDRAFALSSYVKAENSDRGEWAFRNGVSTPLGTEPQLCKYEKLRENPGPFYSDDTWYAG, from the coding sequence ATGGCTCTCGCGGTCGCGCATGAGAGCCGCGATTACGTCGACCACTATTGGGAGACGGGCTACGCCGTGGTGCGCGGTTTCTTCACCACGGCGCGAATGCGTGACGTGCAAGCCGAAACCAGGCGGATCTACCGCGAAGGCCTGAAGCACCACACCACCTACCGCGACCGCAACCTGCTGTTCGAGATCCTGCCGGAGTCCTTCGCCGGCAAGCGCTATGTCCTGCAGGCCCATTGGTTCTCCTGGATCAGCCCGTATTTCGAGGCGCTCCGCCGCGACCCACGCTACTATGAAATCCTCTCGCCGCTGCTCGGCCGCGACATCAAGCAGGTCGCCCAGCAGTTTCACTGGAAGCCGCCGGGCGCCGGGCTCACCGGGTTTCGCTTCCACCAGGACATGCGGTTCCGAGAGCGCAAGGACGCATTTCGCGACCTCATGAGCTCCTATGTGACGACGGGACTCGCGATCGACCCGGCCACGCGGGAGAATGGCTGCCTCCGCGTCATCCCGCGGAGCCATCTCAGTGGCTATTTGGGCCTTTCGGATGACGGCCCGCTGATGAAGGGCGAGACCCAGGTCCAGGAGCTGCGCCAGGCCGGGCTCGCCCCGGCAAGCATCGTCGATCTCGAGCTGGAGCCGGGCGATCTCGCGCTTTGGAGCCTGCTCACCGTGCATGGCTCGGAGCCGAACCGCTCGGACCTTGACCGCGCCTTCGCTCTTTCCAGCTACGTCAAGGCCGAGAACAGCGATCGCGGCGAGTGGGCATTCCGCAACGGCGTCTCCACCCCGCTCGGAACCGAGCCCCAGCTCTGCAAGTACGAGAAGCTCCGGGAAAACCCCGGCCCGTTCTACAGCGACGACACTTGGTATGCGGGCTAG
- a CDS encoding ABC transporter substrate-binding protein has product MSKSDREKQHPYIPELAEQLRKQQIDRREFLRTATLLGVSAPAAYAMAGKIMGQSIVPEARAQTATPKKGGNLRCSMRCQEMTDPAKFDWTEKSNVARGMLEYMAITGSDNITRPFLAERWEASTDLKTWTFKLRQGVKWSNGDEFNADDVVHNFTRWLDPKVGSSNLGLFDSMVTATDTGKLDAKGAKMISKSMTPGAIEKVDAHTVKLHLNRAELAVPENLYNYPTAIVHRKFDEMGANLSKNPIGTGPFSLKEYTVGQKIVLARRQGYWGDEPLLDSITYVDHGDDPAAGLSALASGQVDMVHETFVEQLDVVKKIPNVVLHEAITAQTAVARMQVDKKPFTDKRVRQALLACLDHPKLLEVAYRGRGALAEDHHVAPIHPEYFKLPVVKQDYALAKKLLADAGYANGIDVKIDLKREPPWELAACQAIAEICKPAGIRIQLNVLPSTQYWEIWDKTDFGFTGWTHRPLGVMVLNLAYRSGVPWNETHYDNPAFNKALDAAGSTLDANERRKLMEGLEKTLQNDAIIAQPLWRSIFSSTHERVKDYKLHPTNYHQMNKVWLA; this is encoded by the coding sequence ATGTCGAAGTCTGACAGGGAGAAGCAGCATCCGTATATCCCGGAGCTCGCCGAGCAGCTCCGCAAGCAACAGATAGACCGGCGCGAGTTCTTGCGCACGGCGACGTTGTTGGGCGTCTCGGCGCCCGCCGCCTACGCCATGGCCGGCAAGATCATGGGCCAATCCATCGTTCCCGAAGCCCGCGCGCAAACCGCGACGCCGAAGAAGGGCGGCAACCTGCGATGCTCGATGCGCTGCCAGGAGATGACCGATCCGGCGAAGTTCGACTGGACGGAGAAGTCGAATGTCGCGCGCGGCATGCTGGAATACATGGCCATCACCGGGTCGGACAACATCACCCGCCCCTTCCTCGCCGAGAGGTGGGAAGCATCCACCGACCTCAAGACCTGGACCTTCAAGCTGCGCCAGGGCGTGAAATGGTCGAACGGCGATGAGTTCAACGCCGACGACGTCGTTCATAACTTCACCCGCTGGCTCGATCCGAAGGTGGGCTCGTCCAATCTCGGCCTGTTCGACTCCATGGTCACGGCGACCGACACCGGTAAGCTCGACGCCAAAGGGGCGAAGATGATCTCGAAGAGCATGACCCCGGGCGCGATCGAAAAGGTCGACGCGCACACGGTCAAGCTGCACCTGAACCGCGCCGAGCTCGCGGTCCCGGAGAACCTCTACAACTACCCGACTGCGATCGTGCATCGGAAGTTCGACGAGATGGGCGCCAACCTGTCGAAGAACCCGATCGGCACCGGCCCATTCTCGCTGAAGGAATACACGGTCGGCCAAAAGATCGTGCTGGCCAGGCGGCAGGGCTATTGGGGCGATGAGCCGTTGCTGGACAGCATCACTTACGTCGATCATGGCGACGACCCCGCCGCGGGACTCTCGGCGTTGGCCTCGGGCCAGGTCGACATGGTCCATGAAACCTTCGTCGAGCAGCTCGACGTGGTGAAGAAGATCCCCAACGTCGTGCTGCACGAGGCGATCACCGCGCAGACGGCGGTCGCCCGCATGCAGGTCGACAAGAAGCCGTTCACCGACAAGCGGGTGCGCCAGGCGCTCTTGGCGTGCCTCGATCACCCGAAGCTGCTGGAGGTCGCCTATCGCGGCCGCGGCGCTCTCGCGGAGGATCACCACGTCGCTCCGATTCATCCGGAGTATTTCAAGCTGCCGGTGGTGAAGCAGGATTATGCGCTGGCGAAGAAGCTGCTCGCCGACGCCGGCTATGCCAACGGGATCGATGTCAAGATCGACCTCAAGCGCGAACCGCCCTGGGAGCTCGCCGCCTGCCAGGCGATTGCCGAGATCTGCAAGCCGGCCGGCATTCGCATCCAGCTCAACGTGCTCCCCAGCACCCAGTACTGGGAGATCTGGGACAAGACCGACTTCGGATTCACCGGCTGGACGCACCGACCCTTGGGGGTCATGGTGCTCAATCTCGCCTATCGCTCCGGCGTGCCCTGGAACGAGACCCACTACGATAACCCGGCCTTCAACAAAGCGCTCGACGCCGCCGGCTCCACGCTCGACGCCAACGAGCGGCGCAAGCTCATGGAGGGTCTCGAGAAGACGCTGCAGAACGACGCGATCATCGCGCAGCCTCTGTGGCGCTCGATATTCTCCTCCACCCATGAGCGGGTGAAGGACTACAAGCTGCATCCGACCAACTACCACCAGATGAACAAGGTGTGGTTGGCCTGA